Genomic DNA from Paracoccus sp. MBLB3053:
GATCACATGATAGAGGAACCGCGCATAGGGGTCGACGACGATCGTGCCGGGCGCCTCGGAACCGGCATAGGCGACGCGCTGACGGGTATTGCGATCGTTCAGGTAGGCATTGCGGACAGCATGGATCTCGATCGGTTCACCGCTCGGACCGCTGTCAGTGCGCGCGCCGTAAGCACCGCTGGCAACAGAGGATTGCGTGGGCATTGTCGTCGTGGGCGCACAGGCGGCAAGCCCGAGCCCCAACGCCAGGAAGAGCGGGGCAAATCTCATTGATGTTTTCCCTTCGTTTCGCGGCTGCATTCCTTACGGCGCAGCCGTGGCAGCTGAAATCGTCAAATCATCGCTCGCGCCGAGCAGAGGCGCAATCGGATCAGATTTATCACTAAAGCCCCGCCGCCCCACCGAGCGTCAAGTGCAAGCCTTTGTGAACATGTGAATGAGTGGTTAACTGTTGCGCAAACACTGGCTATCATCCGGTTTTCCGGACTTTTTGACCGTTGCCGGAACCGTTGGGAATGCTGGCGTGTTGTTTGCAAGGATCGCGATATCGCGATGTCACCCACTCGGACAAGGAGCCGGAAATGACAATCACAGCTCTTATTATCACGTTGCTGATCGGCGCCATTGCGGGGTGGCTTGCCGGGCTGATCGTCAAGGGACACGGACAGGACCTGCTGACCAATATCGTCGTGGGCATCGTCGGCGCGATCATCGCGGGGTTCCTGTTTCCCGCACTTGGCCTCGGAATGGCAGCGTCAAGCCCGATTCTCGGCTCCATCATCTATGCGACGATCGGCGCAGTCATCCTGCTGCTGATCCTTAGACTGATCAGGCGCGCCTGAACGACGCTGGCCCCTCCCGGAAGCCGGAAGGGGCCGTTCTGAGGAAACTTGGCAGGTGCTGGTTTCAGGCTTGTGCAGTCTGCATGCCGCCAAGAGCCTTGGCTTTGACACCCTTCATATAACGTGCATAGCCAAGATCGTCCGAAGCAATGTCGGGCTTGCGGCCAGACATCAGATCCGCCAGCAACCGCCCGGAACCTGCCGACATTGTCCACCCCAAGGTGCCGTGACCTGTATTCAGATAAAGGTTCGGGATCGGCGTCGCCCCGACAATTGGCGTGCCGTCCGGCGTCATCGGCCGCAACCCGGTCCAGAACTGCGCCTTGTCCGGGTCCCCGGCCCCCCCGAACAGATCCGTGACGGATTTCGCCAGTGTCGCACGGCGTCGCGGATTGAGGCTCAGGTCGTAGCCGGCAATTTCGGCCAGCCCTCCGACACGAATCCGGTCGCCAAGCCGCGTGATTGCAACCTTGTAGGTTTCATCCATGACAGTGGAAACCGGGGCGCGGCTTTCGTCCTCGATCGGGATCGTCAGCGAATAGCCCTTCAACGGATAGATCGGCAGCTTCAGGCCAAGATGGCGCACCAATTGTGGCGAATGCGGTCCCATGGCAAGCACGTAGCGATCAGCGGTCATGCGGCCCTGATCCGTACGGACTGCGCTGATCCGGCCGCCTTCGGCCTCGATCCCCTCGACGGAAACACCCCAACGGAAGGTGACGCCCAGTGCGCCGGACATTTCGGCAAGGTTGTTCGTGAACTGGAAGCAATCGCCAGTTTCATCACCCGGCAAGCGCAGTCCGCCCACGATCATGTCGGAGGAACGCGCAAGGCCAGGCTCGGCCGCGATGCACCCCTCGCGGTCAAGAACCTCGAAGGGCACGCCATCGGCGCGCAGCACCTCGATATCCTTCCCGGCGCCGTCAAGTTGTTCCTGCTTGCGGAATACCTGGAGCGTGCCCTGCATGCGCTCGTCGTAATGAATACCGGTTTCCGCGCGCAGGTCGGCAAGGCAATCACGGCTGTATTCCGCGATCCGGACCATGCGGCTCTTGTTCACGGCATAGGCCGCGCTGGTACAATTCGCGAGCATCTGGGCAAGCCAGCCCAGACGATGCATGTCCAGCTTGGGCTGAAGGACCAGCGGCGCATGGCGCTGGAACATCCATTTCATCGCCTTGAGCGGAATGCCCGGCGCGGCCCAGGGCGAAGAATAGCCGGGCGAGATCTCGCCGGCATTCGCAAAGCTCGTCTCAAGCGCCGGACCGGGCTGACGGTCGATCACCGTCACCTCATGTCCGGCCTTCGCCAGATACCAGGCCGAGGTGACGCCGATAACGCCAGCTCCCAGAACAATGATCTTCATGTCCGCGCGCCTTTCAGAAGGGATTGTTCGAAGGATAGCGCATTCGGCGGAAAGAAATTCCCGATCTTGCCGTGCGATCTTGAAAATAGCGCATTTTTCTTCGACCCTCACGCTGTGAAGTCGAAGAATCTTCCGGGATTTTTCGAATGCCTGGTGGATATACCCAGGTCGCCGGTGAATCGGGCAACAGATGAGGGCGGAGTTCAGGCCGGCAGTTGCCGGCACAAACCAGCCTGCCTAAGCTGCCATTCGACGCATAGGTGACGCTCCATGCCCGCAACGCCCCGCAAGAATGCCTTTTCCCCGTTCCGCCACGGGGATTTTCGAATCCTTTGGTCCGCAACCTTGATTTCGAATTTCGGGGGGCTGGTCCAGTCAGTCGGTGCCGCCTGGATGATGACGCAGCTGACTGATTCGGCCACCTTGATCGCATTGGTCCAGGCATCGAACACTCTGCCGATCATGCTTTTCGCGCTTGCCTCGGGCGCGCTTGCCGACAATTTCGACCGCAGGACACTGCTGCTGGGGGCCCAGGCTTTCATGGCGACAGTGTCACTTATGCTTGCCGTGCTGACCTGGCAGGGGTTGATGACGCCGGTCCTGCTTCTGTCGCTTACGTTCCTGATCGGGGTCGGCCAGGCCATTTACAACCCACCATGGCAAGCCAGCATGGGAGACCTTGTCCCGCGCGATGACCTGCCAGCCGCCGTGACCCTGAATTCCGTCGGCTTCAACCTGATGCGCAGCGTGGGGCCTGCCGCAGGGGGCATCATCACCGCCGCTTTCGGGGCGGCCGCGGCATTTGCCGTGAACGCCTGTAGTTACATCCCTTTGCTCGGAGCCCTGCTGCGCTGGCATCCCCAAACGCCCGAGCGGCTGACAACCCGCGAGCCTTTCGTATCTGCAGTCGGCGCCGGGCTGCGCTACGTCTTTCTTTCCCCCAATCTCATCCGGGTGCTGGCCCGAGGTGCCCTTTTCGGCTTTTCGGCGGTCGCAATCCTCGCGCTGCTGCCGCTGGTCGCAAAATCGCATCCCGAGGGGGGCTCGCTTCTGTTCGGGCTTCTTCTCGGTTGCTACGGGCTGGGTGCGATCGCCGGCGCGCTGTTCAATCCGCGCATCCGAGAGAGGACAAACAACGAAAACATCGTCCGCCTCGCCTTTGTCGGGTTTGCTGCCGCTGCGCTGACCCTGGCGCTGACCGACCATGTCTGGCTGCACGCAGTGGCGATGC
This window encodes:
- a CDS encoding GlsB/YeaQ/YmgE family stress response membrane protein, with amino-acid sequence MTITALIITLLIGAIAGWLAGLIVKGHGQDLLTNIVVGIVGAIIAGFLFPALGLGMAASSPILGSIIYATIGAVILLLILRLIRRA
- a CDS encoding D-amino acid dehydrogenase, giving the protein MPSERRADMKIIVLGAGVIGVTSAWYLAKAGHEVTVIDRQPGPALETSFANAGEISPGYSSPWAAPGIPLKAMKWMFQRHAPLVLQPKLDMHRLGWLAQMLANCTSAAYAVNKSRMVRIAEYSRDCLADLRAETGIHYDERMQGTLQVFRKQEQLDGAGKDIEVLRADGVPFEVLDREGCIAAEPGLARSSDMIVGGLRLPGDETGDCFQFTNNLAEMSGALGVTFRWGVSVEGIEAEGGRISAVRTDQGRMTADRYVLAMGPHSPQLVRHLGLKLPIYPLKGYSLTIPIEDESRAPVSTVMDETYKVAITRLGDRIRVGGLAEIAGYDLSLNPRRRATLAKSVTDLFGGAGDPDKAQFWTGLRPMTPDGTPIVGATPIPNLYLNTGHGTLGWTMSAGSGRLLADLMSGRKPDIASDDLGYARYMKGVKAKALGGMQTAQA
- a CDS encoding MFS transporter codes for the protein MPATPRKNAFSPFRHGDFRILWSATLISNFGGLVQSVGAAWMMTQLTDSATLIALVQASNTLPIMLFALASGALADNFDRRTLLLGAQAFMATVSLMLAVLTWQGLMTPVLLLSLTFLIGVGQAIYNPPWQASMGDLVPRDDLPAAVTLNSVGFNLMRSVGPAAGGIITAAFGAAAAFAVNACSYIPLLGALLRWHPQTPERLTTREPFVSAVGAGLRYVFLSPNLIRVLARGALFGFSAVAILALLPLVAKSHPEGGSLLFGLLLGCYGLGAIAGALFNPRIRERTNNENIVRLAFVGFAAAALTLALTDHVWLHAVAMLPAGASWVLALSLFNVTVQLSTPRWVVARALALYQTATFGGMAAGSWVWGAIASAHDIDTALACAAVPLIIGAIIGRWFRAPEFGTLDLDPVNRFREPPLKLDLRGRSGPIMVLIDYHIDQQDVPEFLRLMAQRRDIRRRDGARNWALLRDLEHPELWSESYHIATWDEYVRHNLRRTKADFESYEALHKLHRGDAPPVVHRMIERHTVDASDDLPLVGKLELP